One part of the Malus sylvestris chromosome 2, drMalSylv7.2, whole genome shotgun sequence genome encodes these proteins:
- the LOC126600130 gene encoding uncharacterized protein LOC126600130: MDASLLAAIDSFEASIRSMCAAFREAIDSALAPIRREIALLRRDLVLGVEGDSDPASMCSKEAESIKAGHQKLQKLEMHDGDGNPLRIPSTIQDHSIPQLLLSLPMLRAFASYLVNPQLKEYVAATIPLQHFQKPMPIATVTTVPFPFSAIVGKTAALSQLANHDANDTSNIKGYGDHMSVKLQIIRLCKQPSKNTNTTKRRHEVLRSLIYKFKNRKAMWHWFFHSSLSCYTDDKVDMNDAYLNEINGWVGMYEVGKFVIVRNAKKVFDEMPKRECENIINLHADFSVLFPTNLDFRSVWDPGDPLAQVVKLMLYLQCKEGKRMGKKQSCFCSRHCGGDWHHTAMPSLVFWVVVRRVGTWEPPHANQYNLQNVTREKHKDNLFEVQRLLHLTTLGNSELHIATLWQMLKPFWNASTITNYIMEIEFLWEKDIKVAMWGDNTTSLIFSAFEFWLVVEHTKGIFKQQWLSLTFF; encoded by the coding sequence ATGGATGCAAGCCTCTTGGCTGCAATCGACTCATTCGAAGCTTCGATACGCTCGATGTGCGCTGCGTTCCGTGAAGCTATAGATTCTGCTCTGGCACCCATCCGCCGTGAAATTGCTTTACTCCGCCGTGACTTGGTTCTCGGCGTCGAGGGAGATTCTGATCCAGCCTCAATGTGTTCTAAGGAAGCTGAATCGATTAAGGCAGGTCACCAGAAACTTCAAAAACTTGAGATGCACGACGGAGACGGTAACCCACTGCGAATCCCGTCGACAATCCAAGACCATTCCATTCCGCAATTGCTCTTATCGTTACCGATGTTGAGAGCATTTGCAAGTTATCTGGTCAATCCCCAATTGAAAGAGTATGTGGCAGCCACAATTCCACTACAACATTTTCAGAAACCTATGCCTATTGCGACAGTGACCACAGTGCCGTTCCCATTTTCAGCAATCGTTGGCAAAACTGCGGCCTTATCTCAACTAGCAAACCATGACGCCAATGATACCAGCAACATTAAGGGCTATGGAGACCACATGAGTGTCAAATTACAGATTATTCGCCTCTGCAAGCAGCCGTCAAAGAATACAAACACCACCAAACGTAGACATGAGGTATTGAGAtctttgatttacaaatttaaaaatcgGAAGGCCATGTGGCATTGGTTTTTCCATAGTTCCCTTTCGTGTTATACTGATGACAAGGTGgacatgaatgatgcttatTTGAATGAGATAAATGGTTGGGTCGGCATGTATGAGGTTGGCAAGTTTGTGATTGTTAGGAATGCAAAGaaagtgtttgatgaaatgccgAAGAGAGAGTGTGAGAATATTATCAATCTACATGCTGATTTCTCTGTGTTGTTCCCTACTAACCTTGACTTTCGGTCGGTATGGGATCCTGGAGATCCATTGGCTCAAGTTGTAAAACTGATGCTCTATCTTCAGTGCAAGGAGGGCAAACGCATGGGTAAAAAACAGTCATGCTTTTGTTCGAGGCATTGTGGTGGTGACTGGCATCACACAGCTATGCCATCATTAGTATTTTGGGTTGTAGTTAGGAGGGTTGGGACATGGGAACCACCCCATGCTAATCAGTATAACTTACAGAATGTCACAAGAGAAAAGCACAAGGATAATCTTTTCGAGGTTCAAAGACTTTTGCACTTGACTACTCTTGGCAACTCTGAGTTGCACATTGCCACTTTATGGCAGATGCTCAAGCCTTTTTGGAATGCATCAACCATTACAAACTACATAATGGAAATTGAGTTCTTGTGGGAAAAGGATATCAAAGTTGCTATGTGGGGAGACAATACCACTTCCTTAATTTTTTCAGCTTTTGAGTTTTGGCTTGTGGTAGAACACACTAAGGGCATCTTCAAGCAACAGTGGCTTTCATTAACATTTTTCTAA